The sequence TAGAGAACCAAAAACCTTTACAATTGGATGTAATTATGGTGAAACCTTATAAACTCTGTAACaatcaagaagaaaatgacaCAGTGTCTTCTGCTAAGAAGCCAAAGCTAGCACTGGAGGATGCAGAGAACACTGCCTCTACTAATGGTGAATCTTGTTCAGAAGGACTGGAAGACTCAGTGACACAGAGAAGAGACCAAACTTGTCTACAACCATCATGTTCATGTTCTTCTGAAAGCCAAGAATGCCACACTTCAGTCAGCACTGGAGAAATCCTGAAAATTTTGGAGAAAGGGGATGCATTTGTTTTAGATATtgacttagattttttttcagtcaagaATCCCTTCAAAGAAATGTTCACTCAGGTaaatggggtattttttttttttttttgatgtagaccatttctgaagtctttattgaatttgttacagtattgcttctattttatgttttggttttttgaccacgaggcatgcaggatcttagctcccccactaGGGATTgaaaccctcgccccctgcattggaaggcgaagtcccaactactggaccaccagggaagtcccaaatgtgatatttttaaaacgtGGCTCTGGAGAATTGTATGAAATTTCTGTAGATCAGGGATCAGGAAACTTTTGGCAGACAGGCGGATAGTAATCACTTTGTGGGGGACCccatgtggtctctgtcacatattctttgttgtttttatacCCTTTAAAATTGTCAATACTATTCAATTTTTTTATACCCACTGGAGGGATATACAAAAACCATAGGCCATAGGTTGCTAATCCCTGCTCTAGATAgtgttattttgcatttattaattgGGGTAGTGTGTACACGGgtggttgaaaaaaataaaatcatatacagttgccccttgaacaacatggaggtTGGGGCACCAGCCCTCTGCACAGTCAAAAATGTGCGTATAACTTTGTACTGGGCCCTTGgtatccacagttccacatcTGAAGATTGACCCAGCCGTGGATCGTGTAGAACTGTAGTATATATTCACTGAAAAACGCCACAtatggacccatgcagttcaaacccatgatGTTTAAGGGTCAGCTGTAGTACAAAAAGGTGTATACGTTAAAAAGTGTATATGTCACTCTCTTACTCCTTCTCCATTCCCCCAGTTTCTTAGAAACAAATACCATGGCTAGTTTCTTGGTATATCTTTCCAGAGATATTCTATGTATATACAATCCCATGTGACAGATTTTTCACTGAACATTGAGGTGCCTGATTACACATGTATGATTTGTAGCTAATGATTCAGTCCTGTGATCCTTCAGGTACCTCATCAGATCTTAAATGAAAATCACCAGACACTATTAGTATGCACAGATCTGAGGTAGAACTATGTGTGCCTTTAAGAAACTGGTAAATTCATGATCCAAGTGAGCATTCCCAGGTGCATTTTATGAGCACATATAACTGCTTACCTTAACATTTGGGAGGTTGTTCCAGATTGGTTCTTTTGGGGATTCAAATTAACTGTCTTCTTTCTACCTAAGTTCAGTATTTGATTCATGACAATGATGTTGCACTTTACACTCCTTGTTCTGTGTGCATATCGGAAGCCATTGTGATTTATCTAAATTATCAAGGATCTTTAATAGGTACTgattaaaaataggtaaaattggagaatgtacagttgacccttgaacaacacagaggTTAGGGGTGCCGATTCCCTGTGTAGTCAAAAATCCAGGTATAACTTTTGACTCCTCCAAAATTTACTAATAGCCTGCTGTTGACCGGAAGCCTTACTGATAATGTAAACAGTAAATTAACACATACTtggtatgttatatgtattatatactgtattcttataataaagtaagctagagaaaggaaaatgttgaGGACATCATAAGGAAAATACATtgacagtactgtactgtatcaATACCATAAGTTTATATCATGTTAATAAGATGAACCTACATCAGTATTGTCTCttatgatacaaaacactgttATACGTATTACTAGCACTagatatcaaaaatgaaaagataatgtgacaaagtcatatttatttacagttatAACGATTCATGCATTGATAATGAGGAAGCAGCAATGTGATTGCTTTACAGTAGCCTAGTGTAATTTGACACGATTGCTTCACGGTAGCCTAGCCTCTATGCTAATGAATGAATCGTTGTAAAAATTTTATGACATACAGTATTACAGTCATATTCGTAGtacagtattggaaacattgttatatttttttaaaaaccacttatgTGATAAGATGACATGCAGTTTCTCCAGTTAGGAGAGAGAGGGGCATACTGTAcagtaatgtaattctttgaaagcgaAGTTGTAAAACAGTAGGAAAACTAAcccattattaattttatagtaATATCATTCATCTTGTGTCTATGTAAGGATAGGTTAGTATCTATGTACATTTTATGCATTCTTGAcatactttttcttaattttttcagtatttctagGCTATACAGTTGGtctgaaaattttttcaaattgttgcagATCTCCAAATACATTTccaatatacagaaaaatatccatgtataagtggacttgtgtagttcaaacccatgttgttcaagggtcaactgtagtgcAATCTGGATCAAGAATGGGGGAACTAGAGTGCTCTCCCAGCTTGCAGTAAGGGGGAAAAATTGCCCTCTGCTTCTTTCCTGCTATTGTATATGGACCAGTGACTATAACTACCAGCATTCAGAATTATGAAATGACcttagaaatatttagaaaacatgaGAATGGGCATACCTGGAAGCTAAAAAACCTGACTTTATGAATTTATCCTACAAATATACTCACCAAATCCTTGTAATGGGAATTTCTAAAAGGTTACATAAGAAACTTAATGACAGTTATTCCTTTTCCTGTGCTATAAGGAAACTTGAGAAAGTGGGGATATTGTTTCCTTTATATCCTTTGGTTCTGTAGAACTTTTTGAAAGGAGCATGTATTATACCTTATAGTTtaatagctattttttaaaaaaacatgttcagAAGTCAGAAAGAGTTAAGTTCTGTTTGTTACTTCTGCTTAttagctgtatgatcttgggaaaattacttaacctttcagaCCCACAGTTTCTTCaagtataaaatcaaaataataatcatacccagctcacagggttgttatgatGAGGATAGTGCACCGCTTTGTGCTTAAGGAATTTTAGGTCTTATGTGTAACCCCTTCCTGACAATGCTCCTAAATAGGATTATTGGGGCCAGATATACCTACCTATAGTGGGGCTGCCTGGCTGTGCTGAATAAGAGGAGACATTCTCCTGCAAAATCCTTCCATTGCATCTGCCTCCAGGATTGCCTTTGTACTCCAGAGCTCTCTTCTGTGGCTAGGGAAAGAGCTGCAAAGGGAACATGGagagttttgttattgttgttactaAGATATGTATATTTCCCATAAATAGCGAAAATCTGTTCAGATCCTAGGATGTATCCATTTATAGAGTAGaatattattagaaatattttcatctcATTACCTGTTAGCCATTAAGTCTTCTTCCATAGCTAATTTTTACACATTCTTGTCATGCCCAGATGGATAGAGTTACCCTAAAGAAATGGTAATATTTACAATGAAATATGAATTATACATATTCCCTGATTTTCCCTGACTAACCTTTAAATGATTATCTAAGATGTTCTTGTATCACagccattttttatttaaagcatatcattgaaaaattaatcttttttctaGTAtatggagtttttgttttgttttccaggagGAGTACAAAATCTTAAAAGAGCTGTACCAATTTAAAAAGCCTGGTACCAACCTGACAGAGGTATcctccatttgtttcttttgtgtttgtCTATTTATCACATATCTAATAATAGCTTACATGGTGTTGGAGTACTCGCACACAACTGTCCAAAATCTTGGTGTGTGTTTCTTGGGGAAGCCCATGGTTAGTActtgaaaaattatgttttaactaATTGAATCAAATTTTCATTGTAATGGGATTTCACTTGTTTTTTTGAAAGAGTAACTATATAATCTCAGCTTTTCAATGTGTTTAAAGGAAGATTTGGTAGATTGTGTTGATACTCGAATTCATCAATTAGAAGATTTAGAAGCTGCTTTTGCCGATTtgtgtgatggtgatgatgaagaaACTGTACAGAAATGGGCTTCATATCCTAGGTAAgaccctcaatttttttttttcttcaactccACTGTATTTAATCCTACATATATTGCTAAATTTGCTAGAtaaattgcttttgaaaaattagtatcttcttgggacttccctggtggcacagtggttaagactctgcgctcccaatgcagggaaccccaggttcgatccctggtcagggaactagatccgacatgcatgccgcaaccaagagtttgcatgccacaactaaggagtcggCGAGCGGCAACTAAGGAACCTGCCtgccgtaactaagacctggtgcaaccaaataaataaatattttttaaaaaattagtatctTCTTTTGCTATGTGTATtacctatttaaaatattcagtgcaattttcacttaaaaataaaatgttcagaaaCATCCCTGAAATATAAGTATCGTAAAACTTTATTGTCACTAAGGAAAGCAGTGGTATGGAAGAATAAACCATAGTAGTATTAATCATATCAGTAAATACTGATCAGGcacttttttcctcttcagtaTAGGGCACTAGATCTAAAAATGATTCCCTCCTTTTTGAAATTATGATGGAAGATGGAGTTATAGAAATAAGCCACAGGACATGATTCTTCCCAGGAATGTTGAAGTGTACCTACTATATTGTGATTTTGTGAAGTCTTAAGCcaagtttaaaattaaatgaaacaaacaaaatagccTGACAACTTTAGAATCCTGAATCTAGCCACCTCCACTGAAACCCACCTGCCTACTGAGCACACTTAGCTCTTCACCACCTGCAGGCGGTTCTGTCACAGCCTTGAAGAAACAACAAGGCTACAACAGTGGTGAGTTTAAACTGTGACTGgaattggaggaaaaaaaggatagCACAAAGGAAAAGTGAGTCAGACAACAAGAAACGTCTCCCCAAACTTGCCATGCCCCTAAAGGGTCAGACCCTCAGCATGAAGGAGTCTTCACTATTCCTAAGGAAATAGAAGAGGTGGGTGAGTAGGGTCCAGAAGCCCAGAAAGTGTCGTTAATAGAAAGGGAGAAGTAATAGGGTAAGTGGGTAGACAGGCCTCCATGCCttccttttgtctttatttttttccctcccagcAGATAAGTGGGTATTGGTAGAGGTGGCATTAAAATACTAGAAACACTAATTAATCAGGGCTTCCAAAGAGTTCCATCtatattaaataacttaaaagCACCATTGTTATTATATCAGACAGTATAAAACTTTTCCAGTTATAATTGTATATGTCAATAAATatgtccttaattttttttttttaacttttgggaAACTATCTTTTCTCATCACAGGGTGCTAAAGGCACTTAGTTTTCTTGctgatcaaaataatttttaaagtcacagcagaacttccatttttaaagaagaggaaaacgTCAGTTTCTTGAGTGctaatttttaatctttaacaCAATCTGTAATCTTTTAAGTAAGAAGACagcagggaggggcttccctggtggtgcggtggttaagaatccacctgccaatgcaggggacgtgggttcgttcCCTGGTATGGGAAAATCCCtcatgcggcagagcaactaagcctgtgcaccacaactgctgaccctgcgctccagagcctgcgagccacaagtactgagcccgcgtgccacaactactgaagcccgcacatctagagcccgtgctccgcagcaagagaagccacagcaatgagaagctcgtgcaccgaaacaaagagtagcgcccgctcgccgcaactagagagaggctgtgcacagcaacaaagacccaatgcagccaaaaataaattaattaaataaatttttaaaaaaagaaaagaaaacagcagggaacctttgtttcttaatattttaagatgataTTTGAACAATTTTAATTTCCCAAGAATCATATGAAACATATTGTTAATGGTAAATTTCATTTGCTACTATAATTTTAGTTGAGGTGATGTGATGTTTAATTGAGGGGTGCTTTTTTCCAGAATGGAATCACTAGTTCCACTGGTACAAAGTTTGAAAAAACGGATGGAAGCGCCGGACTATGAAATGGTAAATACTTACATTGAAGTATAAAATGACCCTTTAAGAAAGGCATTTTTCTGGCTAGAAAAATGTGCTCTTTGTTAAAGTGATTCACTTTTATTTGTGTTCCTGGAAAGTGtgagtggatttaaaaaaaaaaagaagaagaagaaaaagaaatacatactttTTAGAAGCCAGAACACTAGAAAAGTTTTCCAGGAAAAACACACTTTTGCCAATTTTATGTATGAAGTAAAAGTACTGTGGATTTATTAACTTTGCCTATGGTCAGATCTCTCCTTGCCagagaaaagatttcttttaggaaagaaaatttcTACATTTGCTCATTCTTTGTTGGTTCATTTTTATactcccttcccccttctttctttcctctctctctgaaaACTTCTGATTGTAAAAACCAAATAGAAGGACAATAGAAGCCATTGTAGCCAGCACATCTTAACTGTATTAGCTGTATAAATTTGTTTGCCAACAGCAATCTGAATGCTGTGTCAAAAGAAGATGCCTTTAatgataatttcttttatttttatatcattttgtaGTATTTAAGCATAAATTTTCCCATTTGAAGTTCAGGTACCTTTTCTCAAATTTTGTGCCAGAGCTGAGACCTCCAGGTCTTCTGCTTCTTTTACTTCtggtgtttattttactttaataaattGTGGTTTTGctgtagtgttttatttttttgtggaatATAATCATACCACTTTATTTGAACTgaagtttatgtatttatttaatgctaACTTTGTAAGAATAAAACATACCAGCAAAAGAATATTTTGGTTAAATCAGAGATAACTCAAGACTCAcccttttttttaatggcaattATTAAGAATGATAGAAGACATTTAGGGTTTAAAACTCCTTTGAGCTCACGTGATATTATTGAATGTGTCTTCATGCAGGTCTACTTTAGTCATCACATGGCATCTGAACTTTCTGATGGTGGAGGGGGTGCGGTTTTGTACATCGTTTGTTGAGAAAAAGGATGGCATAGGCTTGGTAGCAGATTGTGTAATCAAATATAATGTGCCCATAGCTGCAGGGTTAGAACACTAGGTGTTTTGATCATTTTAGTAGAAAAGAACATGCAGAGTCTCTGTTTTTAGTGCATTGACTGATGATTGCCAGTTAAATCTTTGATGTGTATCCAGAGCCTCCAGTAATACAGTAGATTAGTGTTTGTTTCCATACTTTGCACTTACGTACCCTAGGCAAAGCTACAATATATTTGAATTCCAGTTTTCAGAACTTTAATGCAGAGGCTGCAAAATGTCAGCCTGTGGGCCATTTCTAGCTCTTAGGCACGTTTAGTGCTAAGACTGGAACACCAGTCATTTATATTTACAACACATGTATAAGATATCAGTATATGTGGTTATACATGAAGCATACACAAGAAACTCAAAACAGTAGGTTCAGTAAGGTAGGAGGAAGTCTTCCCCTTGTATCGTCTTGAAGCTTTAAATGTAGTACTCATtacatgtatttaaaaagtaaatagggggcttccctggtggcgcagtggttgagagtccgcctgccgatgcaggggacacgggttcgtgccccggtccgggaagatcccacatgccgcggagcggctgggcccgtgagccatggccactgagcctgcgcgtccggagcctgtgctccacaacgggagaggcccacataccgcaaaaaagaaaaaaaaaaaagtaaatagggacttccctggtgccacagtggttgggagcccgcctgccaatgcaggagacgtgggttcgagccctggtctgggaggatcgcacatgccgcggagcaactaggcccatgcgccacaactgctgagcctgtgctctagagcccgtgagccacaccgaagactcaatgcagccaaaaataaagtaattaattttttttaatctgttaaaaataagtaaataaaaagtaaataaaataatttgttgaaAGAAAAGTAAGGTGAGAATACtatgtaccaatttatattagCTTTTAGAGTCCAGGTGAAAAGGACAATTTgctagaaaatgtaaattatcaaaatagactgaagtaaagACAAACTGAATGAATccacaattataaaataaagaattattccTAGAAAAGGCATCAGGCCCAAACTGGTGTACAGACCAGTTCTTCCAAAACTTCGAAGTATAAATAACTGCTATGGCATGGAAACTATTAAGGAAGAAACAATCCTAatccacaaaaatattaaaaatttgtcAGCAAGGCCATAAATGGTTAAAGAATCTTCTGAAAACAACATTACcttgtaatttttaattgtctTATTTTCAGGTTCACCAGGCTGGTCTAACCTGTGATTATTCAGAACTTCCTCACCATGTCAGCACAG comes from Tursiops truncatus isolate mTurTru1 chromosome 3, mTurTru1.mat.Y, whole genome shotgun sequence and encodes:
- the C3H5orf22 gene encoding UPF0489 protein C5orf22 homolog isoform X2, which encodes MSSRCGWWKTIRRELSIENWIIPAVYAGHFSHVIWLHPTWAQQIREGRHHFLVGKDTSTTTIRVTSTDHYFLSDGLYVTEDQLENQKPLQLDVIMVKPYKLCNNQEENDTVSSAKKPKLALEDAENTASTNGESCSEGLEDSVTQRRDQTCLQPSCSCSSESQECHTSVSTGEILKILEKGDAFVLDIDLDFFSVKNPFKEMFTQEEYKILKELYQFKKPGTNLTEEDLVDCVDTRIHQLEDLEAAFADLCDGDDEETVQKWASYPRMESLVPLVQSLKKRMEAPDYEMVHQAGLTCDYSELPHHVSTEQEIEYLIQSVYYVLKNLPKPTVVTIARSSLDDYCPSEQVDTIQEKVISVLRSLYGSLDVHLVYSAESTSS
- the C3H5orf22 gene encoding UPF0489 protein C5orf22 homolog isoform X1, whose protein sequence is MSEFTGECARLRRYHELPVWVVEDHQEVLPFIYRAIGSKHLPASNISFVHFDSHPDLLIPVNMPADTVFDKETLFGELSIENWIIPAVYAGHFSHVIWLHPTWAQQIREGRHHFLVGKDTSTTTIRVTSTDHYFLSDGLYVTEDQLENQKPLQLDVIMVKPYKLCNNQEENDTVSSAKKPKLALEDAENTASTNGESCSEGLEDSVTQRRDQTCLQPSCSCSSESQECHTSVSTGEILKILEKGDAFVLDIDLDFFSVKNPFKEMFTQEEYKILKELYQFKKPGTNLTEEDLVDCVDTRIHQLEDLEAAFADLCDGDDEETVQKWASYPRMESLVPLVQSLKKRMEAPDYEMVHQAGLTCDYSELPHHVSTEQEIEYLIQSVYYVLKNLPKPTVVTIARSSLDDYCPSEQVDTIQEKVISVLRSLYGSLDVHLVYSAESTSS